The nucleotide sequence CCCGCCCCAGGATCAGGGTATGGATGTCGTGGGTGCCCTCGTAGGTGTCCACGGTCTCGAGGTTCAGCATGTGCCGGATGCTGTGGTACTCGAGGGTGATCCCGCTTCCGCCCAAGATCTCTCGGGCCGAGCGGGCCGCGTTCAGCGCCGAGCGCACGTTATCCCGCTTGCCGAGGGAGACCTGGGCCGGGCGCAGCTTCCCGGCGTCCTTGAGCTGGGCCAAGCGCCAGGCGAGCAAAAGCCCCTTGGTGTGGTCGGCGGCCATCCGCACCAATTTTTCCTGCACCAGTTGGCGCGCGGCGATGGGTTTGCCGAAGGTGGTGCGGCTTTGGGCGAAGGCGAGGGCTTCGCTGTAGACGGCCTCAAGCGCCCCCAAAGCTCCCCAGGCGATGCCGAAGCGGGCTTGGGTGAGGCAGGAGAGCGGGGCCTTGAGCCCTTCGGCCTTGGGGAGCATCAGGCTAGCGGGGAGGCGCACCTCCTGGAGCACCAACTCGCTGGTCACGCTGGCGCGCAGGCTCATCTTGTGCTTGACCTCGTTGGCCGCGAAGCCCTTGGTATCGGTCGGCACGATAAAACCGCGCACCGCCCCGGCTTCGTCCTTGGCCCATATCACCGCGATGTGGGCCAGGTTGCCGTTGGTGATCCACATCTTGCTGCCCGAGAGGACGTAGTGGTCGCCATCCCTATAGGCCCGGGTCTTCATGTTGCTGTCGGGGTCGGAGCCCCCGTCCGGCTCGGTGAGGCCAAAGCAGCCGATCATCTCGCCGCGGGCCAGCTTGGGCAGGAACTCGCGCTTTTGCTCTTCCGAGCCGTAGGCGTAGATAGGGTACATCACCAGGCTCGACTGTACGCTGGCGAAGCTCCTGAGGCCCGCGTCGATGCGCTCGAGTTCGTAGGCCATCACCCCGTAAGTGGCGCTGCTGGCCCCACCGCCCCCGTACTCGGTGGGGAGGGTAGGGCCGAAGAAGCCCAATTCGGCGAACTTAGGGATGAGGTGACGGGGGAATTCCCCCGCCTCCCACCAACGGTTGATGTGGGGCAAGGCCTCGGCCTCGAGGAAGCGCCGGGCCGCTCGCTGAACCTCGCGCTCCTCGGGGGTGAGGAGCTCTTGCACCTGTAGGAAGTCGAACATAGCAGGAGAATACCAAAGGGGGTACACCCTCGTAGAGCCCCTATTCCCCTTAGCCGGAGCCAGGCCCGTTGTACGCGGCACAAGGCATTGCCCCAACGCGAGCCATCTTTGCCACGCTGCGAAGCTCAGCGCTGTGCATCCTGAGGATTTGGGCTATGGGCGAGCTCCCGCCGCAGGAAGAAAAGCAAGCACGCTACCAGCGGAACGAAGCCCATCCACAGATTGGGGTAAGGGTAGAAGAGGGACATTGCCAGCAGGCCCATGGCCCAGCTTTCCCAGCGCCGCAAGGGACGGCGGGTATAGCCTACCGTGGCGGCGGCCAGGAAGAATATGGCCATAGCGGTAAAGAAGAAGCGCTCGAGGATGATCAGCCACCCCCCGAGGCCCGGTACGTTTTGTAGCACCGGCAGGATCAGCAGACCGGTGCCGGTGAAGGAGAGCAGGAAGAAGAAGCCGATGATGTATTTGGCCAGCGCTACCCGCGCGGCGTAGACTCCGGTGGTGATGGGGTCGGTCTTGAACACCGAGGCCGAGGCGTACGCCGAGAGCGCCACCGGGGGAGTCACGTCGGCCAGCACCGCGTAGTAGAAGAGAAACATGTGGGTGGCCAGGGTTGCGGCCAGGGCAGCTTGCTGCTCGGGCAGACCGTAGCCGGCGAAGTTGGCCTTGGCCAAGTTGATGATGGCTGGGGCGGTGAGCGAGGAAGTGAGCACGTAGGTGGCGGTGGGGGGCACCCCCATCCCCAGGATCAGGCTGAAAAGGGCCGTCACCACCGTGGCCAGGATCAGGCTTTCCCCCGAGATCTGCCCCAAAAAGATGGAGAACTTAGAGGGCAGCCCGGTGATCACCATCATGGCGAAGATCAGGTTGGCCGCCACGATGGCGGCGCCGATAGGGACGAGCTGGCGGAAGCCCTCGGCCAGGCCGTCGGCGATGGGCGCGAAGGCCGCCATGAACTTCCCTTCCATCGCCGAGGGGAAGGCAAACGTGCCCAAGATCAGTCCCAAAAAGGCCAGCGTGAGGTGAAAGAGGGGGATTTCGCCGTATCCCACACCCAGTAAGGGAGGCAGAAAGAACCCCGCCAGGGCCAGCAGGACTCCTAGCCCCAGCCCCAGCGGATACCAGCGGCTTTTCATGGCTTGGCGGAGCGGTTCGGGGCGCAGGGTGGGGTCTAGGTAGCACACCAGGATGAAGGCCAGCGCGGCCAGGTACACCGCAGTGGCCACCTCGGCCCCCCGGTATAGCAGGACCACGATGACGAGGATGGGCAAGAAGATCGTGCTGTAGCGCAGAGCGTAGCGACGGTGCAGGCTTTCGTCGGCCCCCACCGGAGGTAGCTGGGCCTTGCGGGCATAGAACTCGTTGTAGGTGAGGATCGAAAACAGGTAGAGCAAGCAAGGGCCGATGGCCATCACCATCACCCACAGGTAGCTGATCTGCAGGATTTCTACCATGATGAAGGCGATGCTGCCCAGCACCGGAGGGGTGATGAGGGCGATGGTCCCGGCGGTAGCGACCAAGCCGGCGGCGGTCATGCGGTCATAGCCCGCCTTCTCGTACAGCGGTTTGGTCAGGGTGGCTACAAACTGGGTGTCGGCAGCCCCCGAACCGCTAAACATGCCCATAAAGACCGAGGCGATACCGGTGACCCGGCCTGGGGTCTGCGGGGTGCGGCCCACCAGCGCCAGGGCGATGTTGGCGACTACCCGGCCCAGCCCCAGCGCCCCGATCAGTCCCGAGAGAATGGTGAAATAGACCAGGTACTTCGCCGACACCCCGGTGATGAGGCCGTAGATCCCGGCCTCGGTCTCGTTGTAGGTTTTGCCCAGCAAGAGGTCGATGCCGTTCTTGGCCCCGCGGAAGGTGCCGGGGACCAGGTGGCCGTAAAGGTTATAGGCTAGGAAGATCAGCACCAGCGAGGGCATCACCGGCCCCAGCAGGCGGTAGACCAGCCCCAGCACCAGGATGATCAGGCTAAAGGACATGGTCATATCCCAGCCGGTAGGGATTACCGCGCGGTAGACCAGTTCCTCGTAGAAGCGAAGCTGGTAGGCCAGCGGGGCGATGGAGAGCAGGGCCGCCAGCAAGTCGGTGTAGCGACGGGTGGTGGGGAGCAAGGCTGGGAGCACCGCCAGGGCCCAGGCCAAAGTCCCGGCCAGCCGGCCCTCGAGCGGGATCGCTACCCCCGGCACGTTGGGCACCCAGAAGGTATAGAGGAAGGGCAGGGTGAGCGCCACGAAGACCCACGACCCCACAGTGCGCCGCTGGGGGAGCCCCTGGGCGGTGAGCAGGTATCCGGCGAAGACCAAGAAAAACACGTGCACTGCCCGCTCGAGCTGCACCACGTCGAGGATCGAGATGTCGCTGCGGGAGAATGGGGTAAAGGGGTGAAGGACCAGATAGAGGCTGTAAAGGGCGGCCACCAACAGCACCACCCAGGTGAACCGCCGTAGCGGGGTCTTTTGCGTGCTCTCCTGAGATAGCTCCATATACCTCACCTCTGTTGGGGTAACTGAGCCGATTGTACTCGCTTGCTAAAGAAAGCCTCCTCGCCCTGAGCAAGCGAGGAAGGCCCTAAGCGCTGGAGGTCGGCTACTTGATAGCCCCCACCTCGCGGAAGTAGCGCACCGCCCCCGGATGGAAGGGAATCACCGTCTTGGCGGCGTAGAGATCGGCGCTACTTTTGAGGGTGGTGTCGCGGGCCGCGGTGGTGGCGGTCTCGAGGGTTTTGATGTTGTCGAAGACCGCTTTGGTGATGGCATAGGCTAGGTTATCGGGCATCGAGGCCGGGCATACGAAGACGTTGCCGGTGAAAAGCGCAGGGGTATCGGTGGCGGTACCGTAGACGCTTTTGGGCACTACCCCGGTGCTTACGATGCCGGGGAAACGCTTGAGGAGAACCTGAGCGGTGGTGCTTTGCGGGGTTACGGGCACTAGGCGGATGCGGTCGCCCTTGCGCAGCAGGGACTGGCCCAGCTCCACGACGCTGGAGGTAGGCACCCCGCCGACCCAGAAGTAGGCGTCGATGGTCCCTTCGGCCAAGGCCTTGGCGCTCTCGGCAGCGGGCAGGCGTTCGCGCTTGCTGAAGCTCTCCGGTTTGACATTGGCCCCTTCGAGCACCAATAGCGCCAGGTTCTCGGTGGAGGAGCCCGGCTGCCCGGTGGAGACCCGTTTGCCCTTGAGGTCTTGCACCACTTTGATCCCGGTCTTCTCGGTGGTCACGATGTGGATGAGGCTGGGGTACATGTAGAAGAGGATCCGTTGGCTATCGGCTCGCTTCTCCTTGAAGCGGGGTTCTTGGCCGGTATAGGTGACCAGCGCCGCATCCGTGGTGGTGAGGGCGCAGTAGTAGGTGTTGGCGGCGGGATCGGTGCGGTCACGCAACAGGAGCAGGTTGTCGTAGGAACCGCCGGTTTGCTGCGCGGTGGCATCGGCTACGCCGGTTTCGCTCAAGATCTTGGCGACCGCTTGGCCGTAGAAGAAAAACACCCCGCCGGTGCTGCCGGTAGGCACCACCACGCGCGGCTTCTGGGCCAGGGCGGCCCCAGATAGCAAGCAGAGGGATACACCGAGAAGCACTCGCGAAAACCCGTGTTTCACACTTCACCTCCAGGGTATAAATGCACCCCCACACTACGGTTCGGTAACCGGGCTGTCAAGGGTGAGGACGCGGCTCTGCGCCTGATGTTTTGTGAGCTGGATCTTCGGGCTGTGAGCCCCCACACTGACCCATCGGTCAGCATCGGGTGTAGCATGGGGAGGTGCTTGTCTGGCAACTACTAGGAGACCCCCGCTACCGCACCTACTGGCTGGCCCTCTTCACCTCACAACTCGGCACCTGGATGCAGTCCGCTACCCAAGGCTGGTTGGTGCTCGAGCTGACCGGTTCGGCCGCCAAGCTCGGGCTGGTGGTGGCCTTACAGTTCCTGCCCTCGCTGTTGTTTTCCCTTCCCGCCGGGGTGCTCTCGGATCGCTACCCAAGGCGCAACCTCCTCTTCCTCACCCAGGGGGGGATGGGGCTGTTGGCTTTTGCTATGTTTGGCCTGATCATCACCGGGCTGGTGCGTTACGAGCACGTTTTGGTGTTTGCCTTTCTCTACGGGGTGTTCAACGCCATGGACCTGCCGGTGCGCCAGGCCTTCACGGTGGAGCTGGCGGGGAAAGATCGCTACCCCGGAGCCATCGCCCTCAACTCTTTCGGCTTCAACGTCTCGCGGCTTACTGGGCCGGCCCTGGCCGGGATCCTCATCGCGGGGGTAGGGCTGGGCTGGAGCTACTTGGCCAATGCCCTCTCCTTTCTGCCGCTGCTGTGGGTGCTGCTGGGGGTACCCCGGGTGAGCCAAGAGGTCAAGCGGGGCGGGGTGTTGCAGGATGCGCTCGAGGGGGTGCGCTACGTCTGGCAAGAACCCCTGGTGCGCCAGATCGTGCTCTTGGTGGGGCTTACCAGCATGTTCGGCATGAACTTCCAGACTATCGTTCCGGCCTACGCCCGGTTGGTGTTGGGGCTCGAGGCCCAGGGCTTCGGCTTTTTGATGTCGGCGGTGGGGTTGGGCGCGATCGTCGCGGCGCTCATTCAGGCCATCGCCTCCCAGGTCAGGCCCTTCCGCTCGATCCTCGGCAGCTTCGTGCTGGGGATCGCCCTGCTGGTTTTGGCCCTGCCTATATCGGCCTCCTGGACAGCTTTCTTTTTAGGGGTGGCCGGTTTCGGGATGATCACTACCCTCATCAATTGCAACACCACCGTCCAGCTCATGTCCCCCGATCGCATCCGGGGCCGGGTGATGTCGGTGTACTCGATGGTGCTTCTTGGGGTGGGGCCGGTGGGGGCTTACCTGTCGGGCCTTTTGATCGACCTCTTCGGCGGGCGCTGGGGGGTGGCGGTGATGGGGGGCCTCACCCTGCTCTCGGCCTTGGCCCTGGTGCGCTTCCCCTGGCCGCGCAACCTGAACCCGGTGCAGGCGGAGCCTTCCCCGGCTTCGGATTAGCGGGAGGCGCAAGCAGCTAATACCCTTTCATGCAGATTCCCTCACCCCCCGGGTGCACGGAGCTTGCTCCGTCCCGACAGAGGATCGTCCCCCGGGTGTACGGAGCTTGCTCCGTCCCGTAGGGGATCGTCCTCAGCGTTTAGCGTCTGGCGTATTGCGTACGACGTACGACTTCGCTCGGCTACGGTCACGAAGGGGTATAAACCCAACCAGAGGGGCCCGCTTCCTTCCACCGCGTAAAACGCCCCAAAATGCGTTCACCCCCGCGCTGCAATGCTGTCAGCAGAACCGAGGAGTGCCGAAGGGGCCGGGGCGTACCGCGGGTTTACGGTTATCGCCCAAGTTCGCCGCCGTCGGCGGGGTTTGCCGAAGCTCGAGCAGGGTCTCGCCCAGCCCATGGCAAGCCTCACGGCTGCCAGTCCTCCGGGCGCTCGGCCAAGCCCAGCCGCCAGGCTACGCCCTGGGCTACGCGCTGGGCAGCCTTACCATCGCCGTAGGGGTTCTTGGCGCCGGACATCCTCTTTCGCTCCGCCGCATCCGCCAAGAGCCCGCTCACGATCTGGTACACCTGTCGGGGATCGGTCCCGGCCAGGCGCAAAATGCCCGCTTCTACCCCTTCAGGGCGCTCGGTAACGTTGCGCAACACCACCACCGGCACGCCCAGCGCGGCCCCTTCTTCCTGTAGGCCGCCGGAATCGGTGACGATGAGATCGCTCTTGCCCATCAAAGCCGACATCGGGCCGTACTCGAGCGGGTCTAGGAGAAAAAAGTTCGGTACCCCCGCGAGCACCGGCCACACCGCCTCGCGCACCACCGGGTTGAGGTGCACGGGGAAGACAAAGGTATAGTCGGGGTGGTCGTAGGCAGCCTTGGCCAAGGCTTGGGCCAGCTCGCCCAGCACCTCCCAATTTTCGCGGCGGTGGAGGGTCACGGTGACGAGCCTCTCGCGGGGAATTCCTTGAGGAAGCTGCCCCACCTTGGCGGCGAAAAGCACCGCATCCACCCCGGTCTGCCCGGTGACGAGTATCCGCCGGGGGTCTTTGTGCTCGGCCAGGAGGTTTTGTTTGGCCAGTGGGGTGGGGGCTAGGTCGAGATCGGTGAGGGTATCGGTGAGGCGGCGGTTGGCCTCCTCGGGGAAAGGCTCGGCCAGGTTAAAGCTGCGCAAGCCCGCCTCCACGTGCCCCACAGGGATTTGCTGCAAGAAAGCGGCCCAGGCCACCACGAAGGTTGTGAGGGTATCACCGTGCACCAGCACGTAGTCAGCCCCCAGATCCTCGAGCGCCCTGGCCGCCTGCGGCAGAATGCGGGCGGCCAGTTCGGGCAAGGTCTGCCGCTCGGTCATCACGTCTAGGTTGCGTTCGGCGGGCACCTCGAACAGGGAGAGGGCCTGGGCGAGCTGCTCGCGGTGCTGCCCAGTGAGCAGCACCACCGGCTCGAGGCCGGACTGCCCTTTGAGCGCGTGGTACACCGGGGCCATCTTGGTGGCCTCGGGGCGGGTTCCAAAAGCGAGTACGACGCGTTTCATTTTAGCCCCCCTCGGCCTGCGACTCTCGCCACACTGCCCGCAGCTTGCGCCATACCGTAAACGCCAATAACCCCGCGGTAATCAGAGCGGTGACCGCCACCACCCGCCCCGGCACGCTGGGCTGCACGGTCATGGCGATCAGGTTGAAGACCAGGGTCAGGGTCCACAGGGTAAGGGTGGTGCGCCGTTGGGAAAAGCCGCGCTCGAGCAGCCGGTGGTGGATGTGGTCCTTACCGGGGGTGGACATGGGGTTTTGCCCGCGCAATAGCCGCCGAATGACCACCTGAGAGGTATCGAGGATCGGCAACAGCAAGAACAACACCGTAGGGATCAGGCTAAACACCGTGGTGAGCTTGAGGTTGCCCAACAGGCTGGTGGCGGCCAGCACGTAGCCGAAGAAATAGGCCCCGGCGTCGCCCATGATGATCTTGGAGGGGTGGAAATTGTGCCGCAAGAACCCCAGCGCGGCCCCCGCCAGGGCGGCCAGCACTAGCGTCCCGGCGGCCCACTCGGGATTTTGCGCCGACACCGCCAGCAGGCACATCGCGGTGATGTAACTAATCCCCCCGGCGAGCCCATCTACCCCATCCATCAGGTTGATGGCGTTGGTGATGCCCACAATCCAGAAGACGCTCAAAAACACCGAGAGCACCGGATCCAAAGCGGTGCCAAAAGCCGCGTTGAAGCGGATTCCCACCGCGATCAGCAGCAGCGCCGAGAGCAGCTGGACCACGATACGGAACAGGGGGGGAAGCCCGAACTGGTCATCGATAAATCCCACCATCACCAGGATGGCTCCGCCTAGCAAGATCGCCAGCACTTGCACCTGGACCTGCTGGATCAAGATCGGTCGAAGCGCGGTCGCTACGGTCAAAGCGGCGATCACCCCGGCAAAGATAGCTAACCCCCCCGCGTTGGGCAAAGGCTCTTTGTTGAGCCTGCGGGCGTTGGGTTGGTCAGCCCAGCCTACCTTCAGGGCGAACTGCCGCACGCGAGGGATGAACCGCCAGGTCACCGTCCAGGCCACGATAAAGGTGAAGATCACGATCAGCCAGCCGGAGCCGCCGGGATCGGCGATGCCCAGGGATTTGAGAAAATCGGTCATACGTTATTTGGGATCGCGGGCCTACTTGGTTCCGTAGATTCGATCCCCGGCATCTCCCAGCCCCGGCACGATATAGCCGTGGTCGTTCAGGTGATCATCGATGGCCGCGACCACCACCTCCACGTCGGGATGCTCGCGCTCGAGGCGAGCGATCCCTTCCGGCGCGGCGATGATGCTCATCAGCTTGATATGTTGAGCGCCGCTATTTTTAAGCACCTGAATGGCGTGCACCGCACTCCCCGCGGTGGCTAGCATGGGGTCGGTGAGGAAGACGCGGCGGCCCCTGATGTCCTCGGGTAGCTTGGCGTAGTACTCCACGGGGCTTAGGGTTTGGGGGTCGCGGTACAGCCCGATGTGGCCCACCCTGGCGGCCGGTACCAGCCGAAGAATCCCATCTACCATGATCAGCCCAGCCCGCAAAATGGCCACCAGGGCCAGCTTTTTCCCCGATAGCATGCGGGCTTCCATGCGGGTGAGGGGGGTTTCGATGGTCACGGGATCGAGTTCCAGGTCTCGCATGGCCTCATAGGCCATGAGCATGCTGACCTCTGCCGTTAGCTCGCGGAAATCCTTGGAACCGGTGTTTTTATCGCGCAGAATGGCTAGCTTGTGCTGCACCAGCGGGTGGTCTACCACGGTGACGTTCATCGGGAGAATCGTAACACCGCCTCCGGGGATGGGCTAGGGGGTGGATCGCCAGAGTTTGGGGGCTTAGGGAGCATCGAATAGCGTGGGAAACTCCTGGTAAAAACGCCAGGCCTTGGGCATCTTGTCGGCCACCGCGGCGGCGAATCCGGACGGTTCCTTGGTGCGAAACCAGTGCATGTCGTGGAGGTAGGTGAGGGGTACCCAAAAGCGCAGCCTGGGCCACAGGGTTTGGGCATCGGGGTAGCCCCGGACGATATGGCGCAGGGCCTCGAGCGCGGCTTGTTCTCCCAATAGGTCCAGCGTCCCGGTGGTGAGGATGGCCAGGTCGCGGGCTGGATCGTCGGGCTGGGCCCGTACCCAGTCCACCACCAGGGCTTCGGGGATCGCGCTGTTTATGCCGGAGTTTTTCAGCAGGATGTTGCCCGCGTGGGGGTCGCGGTGGCAGAAGGCCTGGGGGGTGCCGGCGACCTCGTCAACGTGTCGGTGTAGAGCTTCCACTAGAGCACAAGCTTCGCCTAGGTCGCATAGCGTGCCGCCGAATTGGGCGAGGCGCTCTTCCAGGCGGGTTCGGCTCACCACGCCGGGCTCTTTGATTCTATGCAGGCGGCGAAAAAACTCCGCCAGGGCCTCCAAGGCCGCTTGGCTGAAGCGGTCGGGGTGGAAGTTTTGGCCGGGGTAGCGGCGGGTGACGAGAACTCCGTGCCTGGCGACCTCGAGCGCCTCCACCACCCAGCTTCCCAGGCCAGCTTTGGTCATGTTGAGCGCTTCCAGCCGCGCGGCATAGATGCCCGCCGGTTGGTTGGGGTGGGGGGGCTCGGGAGCATAGATCTTGAACACCAGGCCGTCCCCCGCGAAGGTGCGGGCTTCAGCCCCACCGGCCAGCGGGGTGAGCCGGGTACGGTAGTGTGCCTCGAGCTGTTTTTTGACCTCGGGATTCACGCTGCACAAAGCATACCCTAGCCTCGCGGCGCGGATGTCAGGGAAAGCGAAACGAGCGCCCAACCTCGCCAGTCTGGGCCGTAGCTCGAGCGCCGCAGCGCGTAAAGCCCAGTTCCAGGCTACCCAGCTCGGGTCAGAGTGGCCCTTGAACGCCTCCTCGAGGGGAATCAGGGGTAGGCCTGTGGCTGGCCAATAGACGATGGGCCCCCGTCCGTGATCCAGAAAAGGAGCGGTTCAATGCCGAACCCCATAGAGTTGGAGCAGCGCTACCCCCGCCACGATTAGCACTAGGCCCAGGATCATGGGAAAGTTGATGCTCTCCCGCAAGAGCACCACCCCCAAGAGGGCGATGAGCGCGGTGCCGAGCCCCGACCAGACCGCATAGGCGGTGTTGAGCGGCACCGTTTTCAGGGCCAGGCTCAAAAAGTAAAAGGCCGAGGCGTAGCCCACCACTACTACGATGCTGGGCAGAAGTTTGCTGAAGCCCTGCGAGGCCTTGAGGCCAGTGGAGCCGATCACCTCGGCCAGGATGGCCAAAATGAGATATGTCCAACCACTCATAAGTTTGCCTCCTAAGCACCCCTATCCCGCTTCCTCCCCCGCCAGCGCCCGCAGCCGCTCCAGCACCGCTTGGCGCTCCTCTGGGCCGAGGGTCTCGAGGCCCAGCAGCTGGGCCATGAACAGCCCGTCGGTGGCCAGCAAGGCGATGCGCGCTTCCGGGGTGCGCACCCGGGCGTACCACCTGCGGCTTCGCTCCCGGATGGTCTGCAACAGCTCGGGGTACAAGGCGAGCGCGGCGGCAAGGCTCAGGAAGAGGCCGCCGCTGCCGTCGTACCAGCCCATCTCCACATAAGCCTGGGCGAAGGGTTTGCCGCTTTCGGCCAGGGCCTGCTCAAAGGCATCCAGATGGTGCTCTAAGAGCGCCCGCACCAAGGCTTCCTTGCTGGGAAAATGGTAAAGGAGACCCCCTTTGCTCACCCCCGCCGCTTGGGCTACGGCCTCCAGGGTGAGGGCCATCCCTCCCTCTCGCCGGATCACCGCCTCGGCGGCCTCGAGGATTCGGCTGCGGGCATCGGTAGCCGGGGGCATACGTTCACCTCGAAAGTTACTATACCGTCCGGACGGTATAGTCGGCAACCCCCGGGACCCGGCCGCGCTAGAGGGCAAGGCGCGATAGGATAGATGCGTATGATTCGCATCGTGTTGGCAGATGACCACGCCTTATTCCGCCAGGGGCTGCGCAGCCTGCTCGAGGCTGAACCGGATTTCCGGGTGGTGGGAGAAGCGGGGGATGGCCGTGAGGCCTTGCGCCACGTGCTCGAGGCCAAGCCCGACGTCGTGCTGATGGACATCCAGATGCCAGGCTTGGATGGGGTACAGGCCACCCGGGAGATCCTGCGGGAGTGGCCCCAGGCCAAGGTCATCATGTTGACCATGTACCGCCAGGACGCCTACGTCTTCGAGGCGGTCAAGGCCGGGGCGCGGGGCTACATGCTCAAGGATGCCGACGCTAAAGACCTCCTCGAGGCCATCCGCCGGGTCAACCACGGGGAGGTGCTGCTCGACGCCGAGCTGGCCGAGCAGATCATCCAGGACTTCAAGGCCAAACGCGAGTCGGTCCCCAAGCCTCACGCCGAACTTTCCGAGCGTGAAGTGCAGATCCTCAAGCTCGTCGCCCAGGGGTACACCAACCTGGAGATCGCCGGGGAACTCGCGCTCTCGGAGAAGACCGTGCGCAACCGGCTGAGCGAGATCTTCCAGAAGCTCCACCTCAACAACCGCACCCAGGCTGCCCTCTACGCGCTGCGTGAGGGATTGGCTGAGCCGGGGGAGGGGGAATGAGCAGCCTCGCCTACCCTCAGGAGCATCCCCGGCCTCTATGAGCGACCCACGGGTACTGCTGCAAGCTTTTGCCGGTGTTTCCGGGGATGGTCCTCGCGCTGAGTGGTTGGCTCGCCACCTGGGCGCGGCGGGTTTCAGGGTCTGCCGGGACGAACTCGGTAACCTCTGGGCCGGTCAGGGTTCGCTGCTGCTGGTGGCCCATTTAGATACCGTGCTCACCCCTAGCAAGCCGCTAGCGCAGGATGGGCGTTGGTGGGCCCCGGCGGTGGGAGACAACTCCTCTGGGGTGGCGGTGCTGCTGTCGCTGGCGGAGCAGCTGATCCCCCAGGGGGTCACCCTAGCCTTTAGCGTGGGGGAGGAGGGGCTGGGTAACCTGCGGGGGGCCCGGGCATTGGTGGCGAAGCTCCAGCCCCAGGCTATGGTAGCGGTGGACGGCTATCTCCCCTCGGTGGTGGTGCAGGCGGTGGGCTCTACCCGGTTGCGCGCCGTCTTTACCGGCCCCGGCGGGCACGCCTGGGGGGACCGGGGCCAAAAGAGCCCGGTTCCCGCCTTGGGCCAGGCCCTCTCCGCCTTGTACCAGCTGGCCAAGCCGGAGAACGCCAGCCTCAACGTGGGGCGGGTATTCGGCGGGGAGGCGATCAACGCCATCCCCCGCGAGGTGGGGCTCGAGCTGGACCTGCGCGCCACCGACTCCCTGCTGCTGGAGACCCTAGAAGACCAATCTCGGCAGACCCTGA is from Meiothermus sp. Pnk-1 and encodes:
- a CDS encoding acyl-CoA dehydrogenase family protein, with the translated sequence MFDFLQVQELLTPEEREVQRAARRFLEAEALPHINRWWEAGEFPRHLIPKFAELGFFGPTLPTEYGGGGASSATYGVMAYELERIDAGLRSFASVQSSLVMYPIYAYGSEEQKREFLPKLARGEMIGCFGLTEPDGGSDPDSNMKTRAYRDGDHYVLSGSKMWITNGNLAHIAVIWAKDEAGAVRGFIVPTDTKGFAANEVKHKMSLRASVTSELVLQEVRLPASLMLPKAEGLKAPLSCLTQARFGIAWGALGALEAVYSEALAFAQSRTTFGKPIAARQLVQEKLVRMAADHTKGLLLAWRLAQLKDAGKLRPAQVSLGKRDNVRSALNAARSAREILGGSGITLEYHSIRHMLNLETVDTYEGTHDIHTLILGREFTGHNALG
- the wecB gene encoding non-hydrolyzing UDP-N-acetylglucosamine 2-epimerase, whose translation is MKRVVLAFGTRPEATKMAPVYHALKGQSGLEPVVLLTGQHREQLAQALSLFEVPAERNLDVMTERQTLPELAARILPQAARALEDLGADYVLVHGDTLTTFVVAWAAFLQQIPVGHVEAGLRSFNLAEPFPEEANRRLTDTLTDLDLAPTPLAKQNLLAEHKDPRRILVTGQTGVDAVLFAAKVGQLPQGIPRERLVTVTLHRRENWEVLGELAQALAKAAYDHPDYTFVFPVHLNPVVREAVWPVLAGVPNFFLLDPLEYGPMSALMGKSDLIVTDSGGLQEEGAALGVPVVVLRNVTERPEGVEAGILRLAGTDPRQVYQIVSGLLADAAERKRMSGAKNPYGDGKAAQRVAQGVAWRLGLAERPEDWQP
- a CDS encoding TAXI family TRAP transporter solute-binding subunit, whose product is MKHGFSRVLLGVSLCLLSGAALAQKPRVVVPTGSTGGVFFFYGQAVAKILSETGVADATAQQTGGSYDNLLLLRDRTDPAANTYYCALTTTDAALVTYTGQEPRFKEKRADSQRILFYMYPSLIHIVTTEKTGIKVVQDLKGKRVSTGQPGSSTENLALLVLEGANVKPESFSKRERLPAAESAKALAEGTIDAYFWVGGVPTSSVVELGQSLLRKGDRIRLVPVTPQSTTAQVLLKRFPGIVSTGVVPKSVYGTATDTPALFTGNVFVCPASMPDNLAYAITKAVFDNIKTLETATTAARDTTLKSSADLYAAKTVIPFHPGAVRYFREVGAIK
- a CDS encoding MraY family glycosyltransferase, coding for MTDFLKSLGIADPGGSGWLIVIFTFIVAWTVTWRFIPRVRQFALKVGWADQPNARRLNKEPLPNAGGLAIFAGVIAALTVATALRPILIQQVQVQVLAILLGGAILVMVGFIDDQFGLPPLFRIVVQLLSALLLIAVGIRFNAAFGTALDPVLSVFLSVFWIVGITNAINLMDGVDGLAGGISYITAMCLLAVSAQNPEWAAGTLVLAALAGAALGFLRHNFHPSKIIMGDAGAYFFGYVLAATSLLGNLKLTTVFSLIPTVLFLLLPILDTSQVVIRRLLRGQNPMSTPGKDHIHHRLLERGFSQRRTTLTLWTLTLVFNLIAMTVQPSVPGRVVAVTALITAGLLAFTVWRKLRAVWRESQAEGG
- a CDS encoding MFS transporter: MLVWQLLGDPRYRTYWLALFTSQLGTWMQSATQGWLVLELTGSAAKLGLVVALQFLPSLLFSLPAGVLSDRYPRRNLLFLTQGGMGLLAFAMFGLIITGLVRYEHVLVFAFLYGVFNAMDLPVRQAFTVELAGKDRYPGAIALNSFGFNVSRLTGPALAGILIAGVGLGWSYLANALSFLPLLWVLLGVPRVSQEVKRGGVLQDALEGVRYVWQEPLVRQIVLLVGLTSMFGMNFQTIVPAYARLVLGLEAQGFGFLMSAVGLGAIVAALIQAIASQVRPFRSILGSFVLGIALLVLALPISASWTAFFLGVAGFGMITTLINCNTTVQLMSPDRIRGRVMSVYSMVLLGVGPVGAYLSGLLIDLFGGRWGVAVMGGLTLLSALALVRFPWPRNLNPVQAEPSPASD
- a CDS encoding TRAP transporter fused permease subunit, which produces MELSQESTQKTPLRRFTWVVLLVAALYSLYLVLHPFTPFSRSDISILDVVQLERAVHVFFLVFAGYLLTAQGLPQRRTVGSWVFVALTLPFLYTFWVPNVPGVAIPLEGRLAGTLAWALAVLPALLPTTRRYTDLLAALLSIAPLAYQLRFYEELVYRAVIPTGWDMTMSFSLIILVLGLVYRLLGPVMPSLVLIFLAYNLYGHLVPGTFRGAKNGIDLLLGKTYNETEAGIYGLITGVSAKYLVYFTILSGLIGALGLGRVVANIALALVGRTPQTPGRVTGIASVFMGMFSGSGAADTQFVATLTKPLYEKAGYDRMTAAGLVATAGTIALITPPVLGSIAFIMVEILQISYLWVMVMAIGPCLLYLFSILTYNEFYARKAQLPPVGADESLHRRYALRYSTIFLPILVIVVLLYRGAEVATAVYLAALAFILVCYLDPTLRPEPLRQAMKSRWYPLGLGLGVLLALAGFFLPPLLGVGYGEIPLFHLTLAFLGLILGTFAFPSAMEGKFMAAFAPIADGLAEGFRQLVPIGAAIVAANLIFAMMVITGLPSKFSIFLGQISGESLILATVVTALFSLILGMGVPPTATYVLTSSLTAPAIINLAKANFAGYGLPEQQAALAATLATHMFLFYYAVLADVTPPVALSAYASASVFKTDPITTGVYAARVALAKYIIGFFFLLSFTGTGLLILPVLQNVPGLGGWLIILERFFFTAMAIFFLAAATVGYTRRPLRRWESWAMGLLAMSLFYPYPNLWMGFVPLVACLLFFLRRELAHSPNPQDAQR